GGGAGTAGAAATATAGTATTTAGAGTTGTTTTCCATGATCATCCAACCTTTCTCTTTTGTCATCTTATTCCTTATTTTTCAAAAAGGGTTTTTTGTAAAATTCTCCCACAAAAGTACTCTCAGCCTAAAATTCCAGTACATTTCCAATTAGCCGTCTTCTTTTGAAACACTTTTAGTCTTCATCGTGCAATTATACTTGTTTTTCGTATCAAAAAAGACAGCAAGAAAATAACTCTTGACAAGGCGTTTGTGACATTTCCCTAATTTGACAGGATTTTTCATTTTTGTTACGCTGATTCCAGGTTGAGAGAATGACCTTTTCTATTATAAAAGACATTCTACCATTTGTCGATTTTCTCAGATTAAGCAAGGAGGATTTATCTCATGAAATCTACAGGTATCGTTCGTAAGGTGGATGAACTCGGTCGCGTAGTTCTGCCCATCGAATTGCGCAGAACCCTCGACATCGCCGAAAAAGACGCTTTGGAAATTTACGTTGACAGTGATCGCATTGTTTTGCGCAAATACGAGCCTGCTTGCATCTTTTGCGGCAGCGCTGACGGCATTACTAATTTCCGCGGCAAAAATGTTTGCAAACAATGTGCTCTTTCAGTCGGAGAGGCCATTTAATTTTCTTCAGCCTCTTTAATGACAGCTTGGTACAAATCACGACGGCCCAATTTTTTTTGAGACGCTATCTTACGGATAGCGTCTTTTTTATGTTCTCCCGCCGCCACCAAACGCCCCACTTCCGCCACAGCATCAGCCATTCGGACGGCAGGGTTCGCCTCAAGCGCCGCATCGGTTGCTTCAGGTTCTGCGCCAGCGCAAAGCAAAGTAAACTCTCCCCGCGGCGACACGGTCTGAAAATGCGCCTCTATAGATGCCAAATCGCCCCGTATAAATTCTTCAAATTTCTTAGTCAACTCCCGCACCGCTACAGCCTGACGATTGCCAAAT
This genomic window from uncultured Anaeromusa sp. contains:
- a CDS encoding AbrB/MazE/SpoVT family DNA-binding domain-containing protein, whose protein sequence is MKSTGIVRKVDELGRVVLPIELRRTLDIAEKDALEIYVDSDRIVLRKYEPACIFCGSADGITNFRGKNVCKQCALSVGEAI